One stretch of Thalassovita sp. DNA includes these proteins:
- the hisA gene encoding 1-(5-phosphoribosyl)-5-[(5-phosphoribosylamino)methylideneamino]imidazole-4-carboxamide isomerase: MILYPAIDLKDGNAVRLYKGEMDQATVFNDNPAAQALEFVEAGCEWLHLVDLNGAFAGEPVNAAPVEEILKQCKVPAQLGGGIRDMATIERWLDKGLQRVILGTVAVENPNLVREAAKAFPGHVAVGIDARNGRVATKGWAEETDVMVTDLAKSFEDAGVAAIIYTDINRDGAMQGPNVEATADLANAVTIPVIASGGVSSLDDLRNLKSCGAPLNGAISGRALYDGAIDLAEALSVLRA; encoded by the coding sequence ATGATCCTCTACCCCGCCATTGACCTGAAAGACGGCAACGCCGTGCGCCTCTATAAGGGCGAAATGGATCAGGCCACAGTGTTCAACGACAACCCAGCTGCCCAGGCGCTGGAGTTTGTTGAAGCGGGCTGCGAATGGCTGCATCTGGTGGATCTGAACGGCGCCTTTGCCGGCGAACCGGTCAACGCCGCCCCGGTTGAGGAAATCCTGAAACAGTGCAAAGTGCCCGCGCAGCTGGGTGGCGGCATCCGCGATATGGCGACCATCGAACGCTGGCTCGACAAAGGTCTGCAGCGGGTGATCCTGGGCACAGTCGCCGTGGAAAACCCCAATCTGGTGCGCGAAGCGGCCAAGGCCTTCCCCGGTCACGTCGCCGTCGGCATCGATGCCCGCAACGGTCGCGTGGCCACCAAAGGCTGGGCCGAAGAAACCGACGTGATGGTCACCGATCTGGCCAAATCCTTTGAAGACGCCGGCGTTGCCGCGATCATCTACACTGACATCAACCGCGATGGCGCCATGCAGGGCCCCAATGTCGAAGCCACCGCAGATCTGGCCAACGCGGTCACAATTCCGGTGATTGCCTCAGGCGGCGTCAGCTCGCTGGATGATCTACGCAACCTCAAATCCTGCGGCGCGCCGCTGAACGGCGCGATTTCCGGCCGGGCGCTTTATGATGGCGCCATCGATCTGGCCGAAGCACTCTCGGTCCTGAGAGCCTGA
- a CDS encoding DUF2147 domain-containing protein — protein MKKLILAAALTVAGAAGAMADPVLGVWKTQVDDGNYAHVTFSTCGAALCGVISRTFNSSGEWRSDNIGKQLVWDMESRGGGSYKGGRIWQPSTGKIYKSKMSLSGDTLKVSGCVGPICKKQTWSRVK, from the coding sequence ATGAAGAAGCTGATTTTGGCAGCCGCACTGACCGTTGCAGGCGCTGCGGGCGCAATGGCGGATCCGGTGCTGGGCGTTTGGAAAACCCAGGTTGATGATGGCAACTATGCGCATGTGACCTTCTCCACCTGTGGGGCGGCGCTTTGTGGGGTGATCAGCCGAACCTTTAATTCCAGCGGTGAATGGCGGTCGGACAACATCGGCAAGCAGTTGGTCTGGGATATGGAATCCCGCGGTGGCGGATCCTACAAGGGCGGCAGAATCTGGCAGCCCTCGACCGGTAAGATCTACAAATCGAAAATGTCCCTGTCCGGTGACACGCTGAAAGTGTCAGGCTGTGTTGGGCCGATTTGCAAAAAACAGACCTGGAGCCGGGTGAAGTAA
- a CDS encoding DUF2147 domain-containing protein codes for MLRFILIVFLMMWPQLVAADPLMGLWLTPADGKGQVAHVKVRACGQGYCGKIVEVRAKAGNAIDHKNLGKDLFWDMRPQGDGAYAGVGWVPLLNLKIRGEAQVSGDRLTFSGCSKVMCREQVWKRLR; via the coding sequence ATGCTGCGTTTTATTTTGATCGTTTTCTTGATGATGTGGCCGCAACTGGTGGCGGCGGATCCTTTGATGGGGCTTTGGCTGACGCCTGCGGATGGCAAAGGCCAGGTGGCGCATGTGAAGGTGCGCGCCTGTGGCCAGGGCTACTGCGGAAAAATCGTTGAGGTGCGCGCCAAGGCTGGCAATGCCATTGACCATAAAAACCTGGGCAAGGACCTGTTCTGGGATATGCGCCCGCAGGGCGACGGGGCCTATGCGGGCGTTGGGTGGGTACCGCTTCTGAACCTGAAAATCCGGGGGGAGGCGCAGGTCAGCGGCGATCGTTTGACCTTTTCCGGCTGCAGCAAGGTGATGTGCCGCGAACAGGTCTGGAAACGGCTGCGCTGA
- a CDS encoding TetR/AcrR family transcriptional regulator, translating into MEEQKTFDPKRRAWLHSMAEHVLREGLRDASLRPLARAAGTSDRMLIYHFGSKDGVISALLLHLAQALTRHLDEALPSGRAETAVAVVEEVRALMQSDLGQGYMRLWFDILSVAAQADGPHRQAGHVLSDLFESWLQKRLPDPSQASAILTLYEGVLVMDALDLSARADAALDLLD; encoded by the coding sequence ATGGAAGAGCAAAAGACCTTTGATCCCAAACGACGCGCCTGGTTGCATTCGATGGCCGAACATGTCCTGCGCGAGGGGCTGCGCGATGCCAGCCTGCGGCCTCTGGCCCGGGCCGCAGGCACCAGCGATCGCATGTTGATTTACCATTTCGGCAGCAAAGATGGGGTGATCTCCGCCCTGTTGCTGCATCTGGCGCAGGCGCTCACCCGCCATCTGGATGAGGCCCTGCCGTCAGGCCGGGCGGAGACTGCGGTGGCGGTTGTCGAGGAAGTGCGCGCCCTGATGCAAAGCGATCTGGGGCAGGGATATATGCGGCTGTGGTTTGATATCCTCTCGGTCGCTGCGCAGGCCGATGGGCCGCACCGTCAGGCCGGGCATGTGTTGTCAGATCTGTTTGAAAGTTGGCTGCAAAAACGCCTGCCGGACCCGTCGCAAGCCAGCGCGATCCTGACCCTTTATGAAGGGGTGCTGGTTATGGACGCGCTGGACCTCAGCGCCCGTGCAGACGCGGCGCTGGATCTTTTGGACTGA